ACTGCGTAAGCTCTCCTTCGAAGGCACCAGCCTGTCCAAGTAAGCGACCATCGCTTTGATCTTTCGACCCGCCGGATAAACTCCGGCGGGTTTTGTTTTTTACAGACCGCCATTTTTTCTCCAGCATGAGCGGTTTTCACACCACCTCAGAGATACGACCCATGTCCGACGTCCGCGTACGATTCGCCCCCAGCCCGACCGGCTTCTTCCACATCGGCAGTGCCCGCACCGCACTGTTCAACTGGCTGTATGCCCGCCACACCGGCGGCACCTTTGTCCTGCGCATCGAGGACACCGACTCGGTCCGCAACACACCCGAGGCCCTGCAGGCCCTGCTCGATGGCATGCGCTGGCTCGGACTGGACTGGGACGAAGGCCCCGAAAAGGGCGGCAACTTCGGCCCCTACTTCCAGAGCGAGCGCACTGGCATCTACGAGGAGTACCTCGCCAAGCTGACCGCCGCAGGCCGCACCTATGAGCAGGACGGCGCGGTGTATTTCAAGCTCCTGGGCGAGCGCTACACCGAGTTTGACAAGTACAAGAACGCCGAGCTGGAAAAAGTCCGCAGCGAGCCGGTCGTGGTCGAGGACGCCGTACGCGGCCGCGTCGAGCGCACGGTCGAGCAGGACTTTGTCATCCGCCGCAGCAACGGCGACTTCGGGTTCCACTTCGTCAATGTGGTGGACGACCTGGCGATGAACATCACCCATGTCATCCGCGGCGAGGACCATCTGTCCAACACCGCTCGCCACATCGAGATTTACAAGGCCTTCGGAGCGACACCGCCCGTCTTCGCCCACATCCCGCTCATCCTCAAGAGCGATGGGCGCGGCAAGATGAGCAAGCGCGAGTCCGGCGCCCTGATCGAGGAGTACGTCTCCCGGCACTTCCTGCCGCAGGCCGTGCGCAACTACCTGTGCCTGCTCGGCTGGAACCCCAAGGACGACAGCGAGGTCATGCCGATCGATGAAATCATCGAGCGTTTCGACTTCGCCGGGATCAACAAGGACGGTGCGCGTTTCGACGAGCAAAAGCTCGCCCACATCAACACCGAGTACCTGCGCGCCCTCCCGCTGGAAACTTTTGTCTGGATGGCCGCCCCCGTGCTCGAAGCCGCCAGCCTGATCTCCGAAACCACCGACGAGGACTACCTGCAAAAGGTGCTCGGCCTCTGCCAGCCCAAGGCTCGCTCCCTCGAAACCATGCCCGAGCTGGTCGTCCCCTTCTTCAAGGATGAAGTCGAGTTCGACGAAAAGGCCCGTGAAAAGATTTTCAAGAAGGGCGACCCCGCCGCCCGCCTGGCCGAGCTGCTGCCAGCGCTGGAAGCCATCGACAAGTGGGATGAGCCGAGCCTCGAAGCCGCCTACGGCGCTGTCGCCGAAGCTAACGAACAAAAGCCGACCGCGTACTTCCCGATTTCACGGCTGGCCGTCAGCGGCCAGGGTGGCGGCGTCCCGCTCTTCGGGCTGCTCGAAGTCCTCGGCCAGGAACGCGTCCTCAGCCGCATTAAAGCGTTTGTCTGACCGGCAGGACAGAGTATGCCTTATGGCCACACCGCCCCCACTGAATGGACTGGCCTCGATAATCACCGCCCCATTGGGTGAGAGTAATGACATACAACAAATTGAACTTTTGAGGGCGTCGTAGGAGTATGCTCATGAACAAGCCTGAGCTCGAGTGCTACATGACCGACCGCACATTGCAGGACGGCCTAGAAAAACGAGCCCGCGGGAAGCAAAAGCTTATCCTAATTTCACTTCTTTTGGCCATTCCGCTGGCATTTGTTTCCAAAACAATGCCCAGTAAGTTCAGTGAATGCTACACATATGGACTGATCATCTCCTATCTGGCATTTTATCTGTACCTGATATTAAGACGCAGGCCGAAGTGTAGCCAATGTAGAGAAAAGATGAGCTCTGTCAAAGTGCCTGTCCCAGGTGGAGTTGATAAGATATACTATGTTTGTGAAACCTGTAAGTCGAAGGCGGATTCCTTCATTTCAGTGGGAGACTAATCACCCATTTACGATTCACTGGGCAGAGCACCAAAACTGTGTCGTCCCAGTTTTGGGATAATCGTGTAACAGGAGTTGGCACGTAGTGCCGTAGGGCAAGGCTCCTAATTGTCCTGTGCAGTCACGCACCGCAGGTCCGGGGCACTCCGCACCGGGAACGATTAATACGTTTCTTCGGGCTCGGGGCGGGTACCGGCGATGGTGTCGATGCGCGCCATCACCTCTGAGCTGAGCAGGTCGAGCTCTTGCACGGCCTTGATGTTTTCCTCCAGCTGGCTGACCTTGGAAGCCCCCATGATCGCGGTGCTCACGTGCGGGTTTTTCAGGCACCAGGCAAGGCACATCCGCGGGAGGGTCGTCCCGAGCTCATCGGCCAGCTTCGCCAGCTCGGCCACCACCATGCACTTGCTCTCAAACTCCGGCCCTTCGAAACGCGAGCGGAGCCACTCCATGCCCTTGACGGAGAGCCGGGTGTCGCCGGGGTCACCCTCCAGGTACTTGCCCGAGAGTAAGCCCGAAGCCAGCGGCGACCAGACCGTCGTCCCCAGACCGGGGCCATCATAGAGGGGACCATACTCGACCTCGACGCGCGCGCGATGAAAGAGGTTGTACTGCGGCTGCTCCATGACCGGAGCATAAAGATTGTACTCGCGGGCGGCTGCGTGGGCCAGCGCGATGTCGCGGGCGCTCCACTCGGAGGTGCCCCAGTAGAGGACCTTGCCCTGCCGGATGAGGTCCGTCATAGCGGCAACGGTTTCCGCAATCGGTGTTTCCGCATCCGGACGATGGCAAAAATACAGGTCGAGATAATCCACGCGCAGGCGCTTGAGCGCAGCATGGCAGGCCTCGGTCACGTGCTTGCGGGAGAGGCCGCGCGTCGTCGGCAGAGACTTACCCTTACCGCCACCCCAGAAGACTTTGCTGGAGACGCAGTAGCTTTCACGGTCAAAGCCGAGATCCTCCAGCACCTTGCCCATGACCCTCTCGGCTTCACCACCGGCGTAGGCCTCGGCATTATCGAAAAAGTTCACCCCACCCTCATAGGCAGTCTTGAGGAGATTCTTGGCGGTACCTTCATCGATCTGCTGCCCGAAGGTTACCCACGCCCCATATGACAAGGCGCTCAGTTTTAGTCCCGTCTTTCCTAGTCGCCGGTATTCCATGCCTCCAGTTTCTTGGGCATTTACCGGCGAGGCCAGCATGAAAAAAAGATAGACGGCTAGGATTAAATGATTTACCCAATTACGAGATTAAGGGATATCCCCTATGCCCATAAATTTACAAATAGCGTGCTGGGAGCGAGACCGACTCCACATAGAAGCGATCCGATTCGCGGTCTATATGGTGGAAAAAGGCAATACCTCTGCGCTAGCCTCCGACCGGGAGGACAGCTGCTGCCAG
This genomic interval from Ruficoccus sp. ZRK36 contains the following:
- a CDS encoding glutamate--tRNA ligase family protein, encoding MSDVRVRFAPSPTGFFHIGSARTALFNWLYARHTGGTFVLRIEDTDSVRNTPEALQALLDGMRWLGLDWDEGPEKGGNFGPYFQSERTGIYEEYLAKLTAAGRTYEQDGAVYFKLLGERYTEFDKYKNAELEKVRSEPVVVEDAVRGRVERTVEQDFVIRRSNGDFGFHFVNVVDDLAMNITHVIRGEDHLSNTARHIEIYKAFGATPPVFAHIPLILKSDGRGKMSKRESGALIEEYVSRHFLPQAVRNYLCLLGWNPKDDSEVMPIDEIIERFDFAGINKDGARFDEQKLAHINTEYLRALPLETFVWMAAPVLEAASLISETTDEDYLQKVLGLCQPKARSLETMPELVVPFFKDEVEFDEKAREKIFKKGDPAARLAELLPALEAIDKWDEPSLEAAYGAVAEANEQKPTAYFPISRLAVSGQGGGVPLFGLLEVLGQERVLSRIKAFV
- a CDS encoding aldo/keto reductase, translated to MEYRRLGKTGLKLSALSYGAWVTFGQQIDEGTAKNLLKTAYEGGVNFFDNAEAYAGGEAERVMGKVLEDLGFDRESYCVSSKVFWGGGKGKSLPTTRGLSRKHVTEACHAALKRLRVDYLDLYFCHRPDAETPIAETVAAMTDLIRQGKVLYWGTSEWSARDIALAHAAAREYNLYAPVMEQPQYNLFHRARVEVEYGPLYDGPGLGTTVWSPLASGLLSGKYLEGDPGDTRLSVKGMEWLRSRFEGPEFESKCMVVAELAKLADELGTTLPRMCLAWCLKNPHVSTAIMGASKVSQLEENIKAVQELDLLSSEVMARIDTIAGTRPEPEETY